CCCGTCTTGGAGGATAACTTGTGATATTCTTTTGTGTTTGACTAGTTAATGGGGCACAATCATTCATGGTCGCCGTTCATTGCATATGTATTTTGGTTAAAGTTGTTTTTGTCACTGAGACCAAACAGAACGTCTCATTCTGAAAGCATATTAAGGCCCCTAATATGCCATTCATCGCTGATATTAGGCACCGTAATATGCTGTATAACTGTGTCCAGGTTCTGCATATATATTTTGTGTACTTTGGTGAACATCGATGTATGTATCAAATGCCTAGGTAATCATATTTTGCTTTGACTCAAGATTTGTCGTTGTACGTCGTCACTTTCATTTCCTTTTGCGAACTTCCGAAggttaaattttttagaaaatccaGTAGCAATAAGTTATCCAACTATTTAATTCATGGGTTGCTGATGGACTCGATCACCAACTGGGCCTGACCTTAAATCAACGACTAATACAATAATTGGCCCAACAAATATGGCGTGGCCACAAAAAATAATGGCAACAACTTCCTCTGAAAAATGCGCAATTTTTTTGATAAACATATATCTAGCAAAATTAACTTATTATATAGGTTATCTATATATgatcataatttaattttaatccatccaaaattaataaaaaaaattatactagcCAAGCATGCATTGTTAATATAAAACTAGTTTCATTTTCCGCGCGCTCTACAGGAATTTCAACTgtcataataaataattataagtTAATTTGACTATAAATTAAGTTAGTTTAAAATGATCgacaaatatatatttttttactatataaGCAATAATGTTTGATGTGTCAATGACTATAAGTTTATTGATTATTAAATACTTTGATTAAAGTATACATGAGAAAAATTTATCCgttaaaagactaaaataattttattagttttttttaaattgatttagattacaaattgtaatttaatttaaaaaaaaaattaaatatcgcTGTAATAAACTTGGATACGCATATGTCTTActtaaattattgaaaaaacATTAGGTATAATAagactttttttaaaaatgataaaaactGATTAGACTCAATAACGCATACAAAATATACTTTAAGCACCAAAATATACTTTCACCATCCTACAaaaaaaccataaacaatttacTAAGTTCATCATCCCAGGCAGACCTATTCGTAATGCATTTAAAGTATAAGGAATTGAATACAACACAACACAAAGTAATCACCACTACAACTAAGCACAAAACACGTGAGGTTCAACTTGGTGTACAGATGAATCAAAGGCCATGCTCAAACAATAATCGAACTGCAACAATAGGTTTTCTTGATAACGGCAATCACGATTACATTATTTCCCTGTAACATCCTGCGGTGAATCCTGTGATGTCCTTGCACTCGTGCCCTCTTTTTCTCGTTCAATAAAATTTTGACACTGGAATAAATAATATAGCATAGTTAAATTTTATTCCAACATCAGTTAACACATATACGGTATTTAGAAGCCGTATCTTGAAACCCCACACCATATGATTATGAAGAATTAATTTTATTGCTATCTTCTAACTTTCAAGTCCCACTACCCATCTAAGTCCATAGAAGGAGTTAATGCTCAGTCATATATTACAACAATTTACGTGCTAGAAAACCTTAATCAATTCACCCTACAGAACTAAATAGCACCAACATTAATGCAATCAAAGATCACTTTAACGTACTTGGAAATTAAGACCACAACTAAAATTATGACTGTGTAATCGTTACCTTGTCTCATAAGCCAAGAAACCAATGATCCACTAAAAAAGCGATAGATACCATAAATTTCTGTTACCAAACGGGACATGAATGGTAGAACATTTGTCAACACTGCTATAAAGAAACCAACTCACCCTGTTGTGTTATGCGTTGTCCCCTGTGCCATTTGGGTCGAAATACATGTCATCACAAAGATCTTCATCATCCTGTAATCAGGGCACCGGTTAAATAGTTGGATGCTGCGTATAGAGTTCTTCAAGACAAAACACCTCGATGGAAATATCTTACCCGGTCAGCCATGTCTGAGTCATTCCCGCCGCATGGGTTGTCCCTCCAACCTTGATTGTCATCGTTATCACCCTTAGCGGGGCAGGTTCTCTTGGTATGTCCCGTACCCTTGCAGCAGCTGCAACATCGCCGTATACAATGGCCTTTCCTCTTACCCAGTTTTGGAGCTCCTTTTGGCTGAGCAACAACCGGGTCCCTGACGACAGCATCTGCTGCACCTACATTTTCACCTGTGACCCTAACCCCGCCGTGAAATGCCTTGTAATCCATCTCAAGTTCTTTACATAAAGACTGAATTCCACGCATAGCCTTCTGGAACAAGGCCAACCTTtgtgtcaaaaaaaaaaaaaaacagccaCTGCGATGCGGAATGAAGTGCCCCATGGCGGAGGATAACACCATGTTCTGTAACGTCGCCTCAAGTCTCCGTGTACTGTTCCGGTGTTTTTGCATCAGCTCGCCACCTCCTCAAAATAAGGGTGTCAGGTATTTTCTTAAGGTGCCCAGCCTTCAAAACAAAGAACATGTGCTTACAAGGATATCCATGCTTACTCCATAAGTTACATTGACAACTGACTTTCCTAGTCGAGCGACCATAGGACGTTGTTATCTGCACATTAGGATTCTCGTACTCCTCAATGGTGTATACCATTGTAGTAAGTATCCTCCTTTTGTTAATCTGGTTCAACGTACCGACCCTTTCAATCTCCTTCTTCACATTCCGAAACATTTCTCTTGTGTAGATCGTAGCGGCATGCCTCTCAATACTTGTCAGGTAGGTTGTCATAATCGGGACCGAGTTGATGGACTGAAACTGGAGCTGTAACTCCCTATACCGGTATTCGCGGGCGACCATCTCCAAGCTCTGAACCAACTCGTAAATTGTATGGGTGGACTTGGAGAACTTGTTCACATGTGCGTTAATGCCTTCGCACCTGGATGTCGTCCTATACCCCGCGCAAAACTTGTCACGCAAATAAGGACTTGCCCACATATGCTTTTTATCATACATATGGCATGACCATTGCTTTTCGCGTAGCCCATACACAGAAACAGCACGGTCCCATTCAGATTCGAAGTCCTCTTTCCCCATTTCTGCATACAGCCGTCTCCTGAACAAGCCACGTAATTCGACATCCTTTACATTAGATGTGACGTTTTTCTCTACATGCCATGCACACAAGCGATGGGTCGCAGATGGAAGCACCTCAGAAACTGCTTTTATCATAGCCTTGTCGCCGTCAGTGACAACAACAGCCGGTTTCTTAACACACATGATCTCCATCAATGTCTCCAACATCCACCTATAGGCACCAACACTTTCATCAACCAacaacccaaacccaaagatgGTAGTCTTTTGTGATTGTTTGTTCCAGAAAAAATGACAACCGGTCTCTTGTATTTGTTTTTCATGTATGTTGAATCAAAGGCTAACACATCACCAAAGTATTGGTAATCTACTCTGCTAGCTTCGTCAATCCAAATCAGATTTGCTAGCCTCTTATCACAAGTCACACTATATTTTGCCACCGCCATCGGGTCTAACTCGGCTTTTCCCTCGAGATACACAATTGCAGAGTGTGCATCACCGTTATATATTTTAATGCGCTGTTGTTTGTCAGCGTAGTTGCAGACATCCTTTTTCAGAAACCCCAACAACGAGTACCCACCAGCCATACCTGCCATGTACCCTACAATCTTAGCCGTTGCAATACCATGCGCTTGCATCCTATCTATCTGACTCTTTGccgtttcaggtaacccacgATGATTGGCAATCAAGTGCACCATTCCTGCCGGTGCAAACTCATGGTTGTGTTCGGTGACTAGTTTTCTCACCTTCTAGCAATTATCAATCTTGTCTAAAAAAATCGATAACATTGCCTTGCAGTTAGTTTTTGTCTCCGGTCTGTGTTCCCTCCTTCTATCAAGCCTTTTATAGTATTTAGGATCCCTACAACCTTCCTTATTACAGAAAAACCTATATCTAACCAAGTTCCCCtcccagtctttccttgagTCACCCTTTCGCACACCGAACCCATGCATTTTTCCAAATCTCCGATAAGACTCGTATGCAATCTCCACACTGACCCAAACCTTCTTCAAAATGTCATCCACATTCAATCCGCGAAGGTATTCAAAGTCACAAGATTCATCGTCTGCCCCGACCCCAGGGTCTTCTGCAttgttggtggacgaaattgtgatcctttattctttaagttgcactccttgtaaaattatggaatttaagattggcacgagtgaacacaactccgttcaactaaccagcaagtgtactgggtcgtccaagtaataaaccttacgtgagtaagggtcgatcccacagagattgttggtatgaagcaagctatggttaccttgtaaatctcagttaggcagattaaattggtttatagattttcgaatgttaataataaaaagaaaataaaagggatagaaatacttatgtaaattaatagtgggaatttcagataagtgtatggagatgctgtgctcctcttgaatctctactttctcattgctttcatccaatccttcttactcctttccatggcaagctgtatgtagggcatcaccgttgtcaatggctacatcctatcctctcagtgaaaatggtcctatgctctgtcacggcacggctaatcatctgtcggttctcaatcaggttggaatagaatcccttgattcttttgcgtttgtcatcacgcccagccttcagaagtttgaagctcgtcacagtcattcaatcccagaatcctactcggaataccatagacaaggtttagactttccggatcctcatgaatgccgccatctatctaacttataccacgaagattttgttggggaatctaagagatatgcgcccggcctaaagtagaacggaagtggttgtcaatcacgcgcgttcataggtgagaatgatgatgagtgtcacggatcatcacattcatcaaagttaagtgtaacgtatatcttggaataagaataaaagagaattgaatagaaagtaatagtaattgtattaaaacttgaggtacagcagagctccacacccttaatctatggtgtgcagaaactccaccgttgaaaatacataagtaaaaggttcaggcatggccgaatggccagcccccatggtctaagaacTATGCGTTAAAAGATGCtctttagatctaaagtgatcaaaaagaTATCCAATACATCAGtcaaatgttctatttataataaactagctcctagggtttacatgagtaagtaattgatgcataaattcacttccggggcccacttggtgtatgtttgggctgagcttgatcaatccacgagctgagacttctcttggagttgaactccgagttatgacgtgttttgggcgttcaactccggatcatgacgtttttctggcgtttaactccagacagcagcatgtacttggcgttcaacgccaagttacgtcgtcaatttccgaatgaagtatagactattatatattgctggaaagccctggatgtctactttccaacgccgttgagagcgcgccaattggagttctgtagctccagaaaatccattttgagtgcagggaggtcagattccaacagcattagcagtctttttgtcagcctttttcagagttttgctcaaatccctcaatttcagtcagaatttacctgaaatcacagaaaaacacacaaactcatagtaaagtccagaaatgtgaatttaacataaaaacaaatgaaaacatccctaaaagtagcttgatcttactaaaaactacctaaaaacaatgccaaaaagcgtataaattatccgctcatcacaacaccaaacttaaattgttgcttgtccccaagcaactgaaaatcaaataggataaaaagaagagaatatactataaattccagaatatcaatgaatattaattataattagatgagcgggacttgtagctttttgcttctgaacagttttggcatctcactttttcctttgaagtttagaatgattggcttctctaggaacttagaatttcggatagtgttattgattctcctagttaagcatgttgattcttgaacacagctacttatgagtcttggccgtggccctaagcactttgttttccaatattaccaccagatacataaatgccacagacacataactgggtgaacctttttagattgtgactcagctttgctagagtccccagttagtggtgtccagagctcttaagcacactcttttgctttggatcacgactttaaccactcagtctcaagcttttcacttggaccttcatgacacaagcacatggttagggacagcttgatttagccgcttaggcctggattttatttccttgggccctcctatctattgatgctcaaagccttggatcctttttacccttgccttttggttttaagggctcgtggctttttctattgctccttctctcttttttttttcactgctttttcttgcttcaagaatcaattttatgatttttcagatcaataacatttctctttgttcatcattctttcaagagccaacaattttaacattcataaacaacaagatcaaaagacatatgcactgttcaagcattcattcagaaaacaaaagtattgtcaccacatcaatataattaaattaaattcaaggataaattcgaaattcatgtacttcttgttcttttgaattaaaacatttttcatttaagagaggtgaaggattaatggaatttattcatagctttaaggcatagttactacatactaatgatcatgaaataaagacacaaaacataagtaaacacaacattaaaaaccgaaaagcataaagaaataagaacaaggaatgaatccacctgagtgaaggtggcgccttct
The Arachis stenosperma cultivar V10309 chromosome 7, arast.V10309.gnm1.PFL2, whole genome shotgun sequence genome window above contains:
- the LOC130939467 gene encoding protein FAR1-RELATED SEQUENCE 5-like, with amino-acid sequence MVHLIANHRGLPETAKSQIDRMQAHGIATAKIVGYMAGMAGGYSLLGFLKKDVCNYADKQQRIKIYNGDAHSAIVYLEGKAELDPMAVAKYSVTCDKRLANLIWIDEASRVDYQYFGDVLAFDSTYMKNKYKRPVVIFSGTNNHKRLPSLGLGCWLMKVLVPIGGCWRH
- the LOC130939465 gene encoding protein FAR-RED ELONGATED HYPOCOTYL 3-like, with the translated sequence MEIMCVKKPAVVVTDGDKAMIKAVSEVLPSATHRLCAWHVEKNVTSNVKDVELRGLFRRRLYAEMGKEDFESEWDRAVSVYGLREKQWSCHMYDKKHMWASPYLRDKFCAGYRTTSRCEGINAHVNKFSKSTHTIYELVQSLEMVAREYRYRELQLQFQSINSVPIMTTYLTSIERHAATIYTREMFRNVKKEIERVGTLNQINKRRILTTMVYTIEEYENPNVQITTSYGRSTRKVSCQCNLWSKHGYPCKHMFFVLKAGHLKKIPDTLILRRWRADAKTPEQLALFQKAMRGIQSLCKELEMDYKAFHGGVRVTGENVGAADAVVRDPVVAQPKGAPKLGKRKGHCIRRCCSCCKGTGHTKRTCPAKGDNDDNQGWRDNPCGGNDSDMADRDDEDLCDDMYFDPNGTGDNA